The window CCTCGGTATCTGTTCTGCCCTTGCCGTAACTTCACAGTTGAAGCCGGCGATTGTTATGGGACTTGCCGTTACCATTATTACGGCATTCTCTAATGTTATTATTTCACTTATTCGTAACACAATCCCTAACCGTATTCGTATTATCGTGCAGTTGGTGGTTGTTGCAGCTCTGGTAACTATTGTTAGTCAGGTTCTTAAGGCTGTAGCATACGATGTAAGTGTTGAACTTTCTGTCTATGTCGGACTGATTATTACCAACTGTATCCTTATGGGACGTCTTGAGGCATTCGCTATGACCAATAAGCCTTGGCCAAGTTTCCTCGATGGTGTTGGTAACGGACTGGGCTATGCTTTGATTCTCGTTGTT of the Prevotella melaninogenica genome contains:
- a CDS encoding NADH:ubiquinone reductase (Na(+)-transporting) subunit D yields the protein MDLFSKQNREVFSNPLNLDNPILVQVLGICSALAVTSQLKPAIVMGLAVTIITAFSNVIISLIRNTIPNRIRIIVQLVVVAALVTIVSQVLKAVAYDVSVELSVYVGLIITNCILMGRLEAFAMTNKPWPSFLDGVGNGLGYALILVVVGAIREFFGRGSLLGFKILPQSLYDAGYMDNGMMSMPAMALILLGCVIWVHRAYFYKEDKK